In a genomic window of Callithrix jacchus isolate 240 chromosome 22, calJac240_pri, whole genome shotgun sequence:
- the RGS9BP gene encoding regulator of G-protein signaling 9-binding protein translates to MAREECKALLDGLNKTTACYHHLVLTVGGSADSQNLRQELQKTRQKAQELAVATCSRLTAVLRDRSLAAEERAEFERLWVAFSGCLDLLEADMRRALDLGAAFPLHAPRRPLVCTGVAGASSGVAARALSTRSLRLEAEGDFDVADLRELEREVLQVGEMIDNMEMKVNVLRWTVQARQAPGAELLSTVGAGPSSVVSVEERQGGFDPRKALAAILFAAVLLAAVALAVCVAKLS, encoded by the coding sequence ATGGCGAGGGAGGAGTGCAAGGCGCTGCTGGACGGGCTCAACAAGACTACCGCATGCTACCACCACCTGGTGCTCACCGTCGGCGGCTCGGCGGACTCGCAGAACCTGCGGCAGGAGCTGCAAAAGACGCGCCAGAAAGCGCAGGAGCTGGCAGTGGCCACCTGCTCCCGGCTGACTGCCGTGCTGCGCGACCGGAGCCTGGCCGCCGAAGAGCGCGCGGAGTTCGAGCGACTCTGGGTGGCCTTCTCGGGCTGCCTGGACCTGCTGGAAGCGGACATGCGACGCGCGCTGGACCTGGGCGCCGCGTTCCCGCTGCACGCACCGCGGCGGCCGCTGGTGTGCACGGGCGTAGCGGGCGCCTCCTCCGGCGTGGCGGCGCGCGCTCTGAGCACCCGCAGCCTGCGGCTCGAGGCGGAGGGCGACTTCGACGTCGCGGACCTGCGCGAGCTGGAGCGCGAGGTCCTTCAGGTGGGCGAGATGATCGACAACATGGAGATGAAAGTCAACGTGCTCCGCTGGACCGTGCAAGCCCGGCAGGCGCCTGGCGCCGAGCTCCTGTCCACGGTCGGGGCCGGCCCCTCCTCGGTTGTGTCCGTGGAGGAGCGCCAGGGGGGCTTCGACCCCAGGAAGGCCCTGGCCGCCATCCTTTTCGCCGCCGTGCTGCTGGCGGCTGTGGCCCTAGCCGTGTGCGTGGCGAAGCTGAGCTGA